A stretch of Vicinamibacterales bacterium DNA encodes these proteins:
- a CDS encoding AAA family ATPase: MTLVDGGNGALDAPTGGAGQLAALLSRKVVGQPDALRHIVPYVQMYQAHLSPPDRPAGIFLLLGPTGTGKTRTVEALAEILHGSPKHLLKIDCAEYQSDHEVAKLIGAPPGYIGHRETKPLLTQERLLAAVSSSSDLAIILFDEIEKAAPSLTALLLGVLDRGTLRLGDNVTVNFEKTLVFLTSNLGAREMLKVVRPEIGFQGVDRRSPAGVLDRLQTVGVGAVRRRFSPEFVNRIDVVITYRPLDVAALGEILDHHIAELQQHVHTRLADRSFDITVTTAARDLLLEKGTSEEYGARELKRTVHRMLTQPIATLVADGEIPPGGHVEVDASGDGSTLSLRADTSIGELPPARPVALVLDENAHLLRWLDHALSSVGVVTIVASTAEEARKIAARERPDLAIVDMVLPDGDGLSLALELLRIHPRLQIALTTGTELSPDESALCERQDFPVLRKPFLPEDVANLVRTRLRRSSSAG; encoded by the coding sequence ATGACACTCGTGGACGGCGGCAACGGCGCGCTCGACGCTCCGACCGGAGGAGCCGGCCAGCTCGCGGCACTCTTGTCGCGCAAGGTGGTGGGGCAGCCGGATGCGTTGAGGCATATCGTTCCGTACGTTCAGATGTACCAGGCCCACCTGAGCCCACCCGACCGCCCGGCCGGGATCTTCCTTCTCCTCGGTCCCACCGGAACCGGGAAGACTCGCACCGTCGAAGCGCTCGCAGAGATCCTCCACGGCAGCCCCAAACATCTGCTGAAGATCGACTGCGCCGAGTACCAGTCCGATCACGAGGTCGCGAAGTTGATCGGGGCGCCGCCCGGGTACATCGGCCACCGTGAGACCAAACCGCTCCTCACTCAGGAGCGGCTGCTGGCGGCCGTCAGCTCGAGTTCGGATCTCGCGATCATCCTGTTCGACGAGATCGAAAAGGCGGCCCCTTCGTTGACCGCGCTCCTGCTCGGCGTTCTCGATCGCGGAACGCTGCGGCTCGGCGACAACGTGACGGTGAACTTCGAGAAGACGCTCGTCTTCCTGACGAGCAACCTCGGTGCGCGCGAGATGCTCAAGGTCGTGCGGCCCGAGATCGGCTTCCAAGGGGTCGACCGCCGATCGCCCGCCGGTGTGCTCGACCGGCTGCAGACGGTGGGCGTCGGGGCGGTGCGCCGCCGGTTCTCCCCGGAGTTCGTGAATCGAATCGACGTCGTGATCACGTACCGTCCTCTCGATGTCGCGGCGCTCGGCGAGATCCTCGATCACCACATCGCGGAATTGCAGCAGCACGTCCACACGCGGCTCGCGGACCGCTCGTTCGACATCACCGTCACGACGGCCGCGCGCGACCTGCTGCTCGAGAAGGGAACGAGCGAGGAGTACGGCGCGCGGGAGCTGAAACGAACGGTTCATCGGATGCTGACGCAGCCGATCGCCACGCTGGTTGCCGATGGCGAGATCCCGCCGGGCGGTCACGTGGAAGTGGACGCGAGCGGGGACGGGTCGACGCTGAGTCTTCGGGCCGACACCTCGATCGGAGAGCTTCCACCTGCGCGGCCCGTCGCGCTCGTCCTCGATGAGAACGCGCACCTGCTTCGTTGGCTGGATCACGCGCTCAGCAGCGTGGGCGTGGTGACAATCGTCGCGTCAACCGCAGAAGAGGCCCGGAAGATCGCCGCCCGCGAGCGGCCCGACCTGGCGATCGTGGACATGGTGCTGCCCGACGGGGATGGTCTGTCGCTGGCCCTCGAACTCCTGCGGATCCATCCCCGCCTGCAAATCGCGCTGACGACCGGCACCGAACTCTCGCCGGACGAATCCGCGCTCTGTGAACGCCAGGATTTTCCGGTCCTGCGCAAGCCGTTCCTGCCCGAAGACGTAGCCAACCTGGTGCGCACACGACTTCGTCGGTCGTCGTCGGCAGGCTAG
- a CDS encoding ABC transporter permease subunit, which translates to MTLTTSRSALLLCARQELTLAVRSRWTQTFAVVFAALSLGVALSGYILSGGSGVQEFARTAVSLVQLVLLLVPLTAIVIGVLALAPDRGAAELLFSQPVARWKILLGKLLGLFEALIGAQALGFGASGLVIFSRAGSDGVTSFVALIGGAAVLTAVFLGIAALIAAGSTGRRTRALAVALVVWFVAVVLFDLAALGVASLLRSGHASRLLITAVLINPVDAVRTGTLLAIEGTAAFGAASLALLRFTGGATGAAVVLSCSLVLWTVVPIGLAARRLSRADV; encoded by the coding sequence ATGACGCTCACTACCTCACGTTCCGCCTTGTTGCTGTGCGCCCGGCAGGAGCTGACGCTGGCGGTCCGTTCGCGGTGGACGCAGACCTTCGCCGTGGTGTTCGCGGCCCTGTCGCTCGGCGTGGCGCTGTCGGGCTACATCCTCTCGGGCGGGAGCGGCGTGCAGGAGTTCGCGCGCACCGCGGTGTCGCTCGTCCAGTTGGTCTTGCTGCTGGTGCCGCTCACGGCGATCGTGATCGGCGTCCTGGCGCTGGCGCCGGACCGCGGCGCGGCGGAATTGCTGTTCTCGCAGCCCGTAGCCCGCTGGAAGATCCTGCTCGGTAAACTGCTGGGACTGTTCGAAGCGCTGATCGGCGCACAGGCACTGGGCTTCGGGGCGTCGGGCCTGGTCATCTTCTCTCGAGCGGGCAGCGACGGCGTGACCTCGTTTGTCGCGCTGATAGGCGGTGCGGCGGTGCTGACGGCCGTGTTTCTCGGGATCGCCGCGCTGATCGCGGCGGGCAGCACGGGACGTCGGACGCGCGCGCTCGCGGTGGCGCTGGTCGTGTGGTTCGTGGCGGTGGTGTTGTTCGACCTGGCGGCGCTCGGGGTGGCCTCGCTGCTTCGCTCCGGCCACGCCTCGCGCCTGCTGATCACCGCGGTCCTCATCAACCCGGTGGATGCGGTCCGGACGGGCACCCTGCTCGCCATCGAAGGCACCGCTGCCTTCGGCGCCGCCTCGCTTGCTCTGCTGCGTTTCACCGGAGGCGCGACGGGCGCCGCGGTCGTCCTATCCTGCTCGCTGGTGCTCTGGACGGTCGTGCCGATCGGGCTTGCCGCACGCCGCTTGTCGCGCGCAGACGTGTGA
- a CDS encoding BamA/TamA family outer membrane protein: MRTLRLVFFGWLAVAALGATVSAHDDPDHGGNAGSPAAVDVGDLWHKVRGQTFATDIETLPEPRRFLVLTPSIGSKPSTGLTGGFSGSGAFFSGSPGTTHISSLSGGFSVTQQKQAMLGVKLALFTADDRWFILGDNRLSWTSQDTYSLGGRAPGSSAENLRFDSSRLYGTVYRNVEPGLFVGVGLNVNTHSNVRASAGDPASFNRSAYVAYSAEHGFTTEHQTSSGTSVGLRYDTRDNAINAQRGWLASATYRTFFRGVLGGDSTWQEVNLDVRTYKSLSKDGRHKIAFWFLGDLVTGGAAPYFDLPATGSDGRSARGYSEGRYRGEHLLYGEAEYRGTITRNGLVGFVAFANVTTVGSAESGDRLFGSYAPAAGVGLRVLLNKRSQTRLCADYGWGRGGSGGFYLAIQEAF, translated from the coding sequence ATGCGGACACTCCGACTGGTCTTCTTCGGTTGGTTGGCAGTTGCTGCTCTTGGCGCGACGGTATCGGCCCACGACGACCCCGACCATGGCGGGAACGCCGGTTCGCCGGCCGCCGTCGATGTCGGCGACCTGTGGCACAAGGTCCGGGGTCAGACGTTCGCCACGGACATCGAGACCCTCCCAGAGCCTCGGCGTTTTCTGGTTCTCACCCCATCCATCGGCTCGAAACCGTCCACCGGGCTGACCGGCGGTTTCTCCGGGAGTGGCGCGTTCTTCAGCGGCAGTCCGGGCACCACGCACATCTCGTCGCTGTCAGGGGGCTTCAGCGTCACGCAGCAGAAGCAGGCGATGCTCGGCGTCAAGCTGGCACTGTTCACCGCTGATGATCGCTGGTTCATCCTGGGGGACAATCGGCTCTCGTGGACGTCGCAGGACACGTACAGCCTGGGTGGACGCGCGCCGGGAAGCTCCGCCGAGAACCTGAGGTTCGATTCGTCCCGACTGTACGGAACCGTCTACCGTAACGTCGAGCCTGGTCTGTTCGTCGGCGTCGGGCTGAACGTCAACACGCATTCGAACGTACGGGCGAGCGCTGGCGACCCGGCGTCGTTCAACCGGTCTGCGTACGTGGCCTACAGCGCCGAGCACGGCTTCACCACCGAACACCAGACTTCCTCTGGAACGAGCGTTGGACTGCGGTACGACACCCGCGACAACGCCATCAACGCGCAACGGGGCTGGCTGGCGAGCGCAACCTACCGCACGTTCTTCCGCGGCGTGCTCGGCGGGGATTCGACGTGGCAGGAGGTGAATCTCGACGTGCGCACCTACAAGAGCCTGTCGAAGGATGGACGTCACAAGATCGCCTTCTGGTTCCTGGGCGACCTCGTGACTGGCGGGGCGGCGCCGTACTTCGACCTGCCGGCCACCGGTTCGGATGGGCGGTCAGCGCGCGGTTACAGCGAGGGCCGTTACCGGGGCGAGCATCTCCTCTATGGCGAGGCGGAGTACAGAGGCACGATTACGCGGAATGGGCTCGTCGGATTCGTCGCGTTCGCCAACGTCACGACGGTGGGCAGCGCGGAGAGCGGGGACAGGCTGTTCGGTTCCTACGCACCCGCTGCGGGTGTCGGGCTGCGCGTGCTGCTCAACAAGCGATCACAAACGAGGCTGTGCGCCGACTACGGCTGGGGCCGCGGCGGCTCGGGCGGATTCTACCTGGCCATTCAAGAGGCGTTCTGA
- a CDS encoding acetamidase/formamidase family protein, whose amino-acid sequence MWRAILATVSTLIVVASPTAAQNAVGGRVHRLEATAGTVAYGYYWSDARPVLRIASGDVVDVDTLLTNTPTGLERAGVPPAKVEASLRSVVADVTGDRRGPGGHILTGPIYVEGAEPGDTLQVDILTIELPIDYGYNGCSGFVRENCDRSAGIRIIPLDNKTMTATFAPGIVVPLRPFFGSMGVAPLPALGRVSSTPPGRHAGNIDNKELVAGTTLYIPVFVAGALFEVGDGHAAQGDGEVDQTAIETSLRGKLRLTVRKGMKLEWPRAETPTHFISMATDLDLAVATKAALQEMIDFLAATKGLTKHEAYQLTSLAGDVAITQLVDQTLGVHVKLPKAIFTAKR is encoded by the coding sequence ATGTGGCGCGCCATTCTCGCAACCGTCTCGACTCTCATTGTTGTCGCATCCCCCACGGCCGCACAGAACGCGGTCGGTGGTCGCGTGCATCGCCTGGAGGCCACGGCGGGCACCGTGGCCTATGGCTACTACTGGTCCGACGCCAGGCCGGTCCTGCGGATCGCGTCGGGCGACGTCGTCGATGTCGATACGCTGCTCACCAACACGCCAACCGGGCTCGAGCGAGCCGGGGTGCCGCCCGCCAAGGTCGAGGCCTCGCTGCGGTCGGTGGTCGCCGACGTCACGGGCGATCGGCGCGGTCCCGGCGGCCATATCCTGACGGGGCCGATCTACGTCGAGGGCGCCGAACCTGGAGACACGCTCCAGGTGGACATTCTCACGATCGAACTGCCGATTGACTACGGTTACAACGGCTGCAGCGGCTTCGTGCGTGAGAATTGCGATCGCAGTGCGGGCATCCGCATCATCCCTCTCGACAACAAGACGATGACTGCCACGTTCGCGCCGGGCATCGTCGTGCCGCTCCGCCCGTTCTTCGGCAGCATGGGCGTGGCCCCGTTACCGGCCCTGGGCCGCGTCAGCAGCACGCCTCCCGGTCGACACGCGGGAAACATCGACAACAAGGAACTCGTCGCGGGGACGACCCTCTACATCCCGGTATTCGTGGCTGGTGCGCTCTTCGAAGTGGGGGACGGCCACGCGGCACAGGGTGACGGGGAGGTGGATCAGACCGCGATCGAAACCTCGTTGCGCGGCAAGCTGCGGCTCACGGTCCGCAAGGGGATGAAGCTCGAGTGGCCCCGCGCCGAAACGCCGACACATTTCATCAGCATGGCGACCGATCTGGACCTGGCCGTGGCCACGAAAGCCGCGCTTCAGGAAATGATCGACTTCCTGGCCGCGACCAAGGGGTTGACCAAACACGAGGCATACCAGCTGACCAGCCTGGCCGGCGACGTGGCCAT
- a CDS encoding ester cyclase, producing the protein MADKTTIVRRLFDDVWSKGNVKLLDEIVTTDYAHNDPMNDLQGPDAMKDLVKKYRSAFPDCRIDIDELLTAGDKVVARWRYSGTQTGQFEGMPPTGRHATGPGITIFRFQGDRVQESHSTWDALGMMQQLGVVTLPGKAARVSR; encoded by the coding sequence ATGGCCGACAAGACCACCATCGTCCGCCGTCTGTTCGACGATGTCTGGAGTAAGGGCAACGTGAAACTCCTCGACGAGATCGTCACCACCGACTACGCCCACAACGACCCGATGAACGACCTGCAAGGTCCCGACGCGATGAAGGACCTCGTGAAGAAGTACCGAAGCGCATTCCCCGATTGCCGAATCGACATCGACGAACTGCTCACGGCCGGCGACAAGGTCGTCGCACGCTGGCGGTACAGCGGCACGCAGACCGGACAGTTCGAGGGCATGCCGCCGACCGGCCGGCACGCGACCGGCCCGGGCATTACGATCTTCAGGTTCCAGGGGGATCGCGTCCAGGAAAGCCACAGCACCTGGGACGCCCTGGGCATGATGCAGCAGCTTGGAGTCGTGACGCTACCAGGCAAGGCCGCGAGGGTCAGCCGGTAG
- a CDS encoding nitrous oxide reductase accessory protein NosL gives MNAPRLWVVAVVATVILAASCGGGPPGPATLDPRHDACRFCRMTVSDPRVAAQVVAPGEEPMFFDDIGCLAAFLRQETRLPQGAVAYVADHRTRAWVLASSATFTRVDRLETPMGSHLVAYVDAASRLADPDTKGGVPVGIPEIFGPAGPPGGQAPR, from the coding sequence GTGAACGCGCCGCGGTTGTGGGTCGTCGCCGTCGTCGCCACCGTGATTCTCGCCGCCTCGTGTGGCGGCGGACCGCCAGGGCCGGCCACGCTCGACCCTCGCCACGACGCGTGCCGATTCTGCCGGATGACCGTGTCGGACCCGCGCGTCGCCGCGCAGGTGGTGGCGCCGGGAGAGGAGCCGATGTTCTTCGACGACATCGGGTGCCTGGCCGCGTTTCTCCGTCAGGAGACGCGGCTTCCGCAAGGCGCCGTTGCCTACGTAGCGGATCACCGGACCCGGGCGTGGGTGCTCGCGTCGAGCGCGACCTTCACGCGGGTCGATCGGCTCGAGACGCCAATGGGCTCGCACCTCGTCGCCTACGTCGACGCAGCGTCCCGGCTCGCCGATCCCGACACCAAGGGCGGCGTCCCGGTCGGGATCCCGGAGATCTTCGGCCCGGCTGGACCACCAGGAGGACAGGCCCCCCGATGA
- a CDS encoding fatty acid desaturase, whose product MAPRSPLYSLVEPFGRPQRIRALVEFLETVVPYLALAVASMVFARWGYVWVTLPLVVAAAGFLVRVFMIFHDCCHGSFFPSRRANRIAGYVTGLLTLTPFEKWQRSHAEHHATVGDLDRRGAGDVWTLTVGEYLAAPRWKRLFYRAFRNPFIMLGIGPGLLFVIRNRWPSRHETSRERFSVHVTNLGIAASLIVAHLTVGLPIFLMTQLPTLLLAATAGVWLFYVQHQFEDVYWARRPAWEPMKAALEGSSYYKLPRVLQWFTGNIGLHHIHHVQPRIPFYNLQRCQTAIPAFQAVPPLTIRRSLRSLRLRLVDETGRHMVSWAEMRARRSRSDAG is encoded by the coding sequence GTGGCACCGAGATCCCCGCTGTATTCGTTGGTCGAGCCGTTCGGACGGCCTCAGCGGATCCGGGCTCTCGTCGAGTTCCTGGAGACGGTGGTTCCCTACCTCGCCCTGGCCGTCGCCTCGATGGTTTTCGCAAGGTGGGGATATGTGTGGGTGACGCTGCCGCTGGTCGTCGCCGCGGCGGGGTTCCTCGTACGAGTCTTCATGATCTTCCACGACTGCTGTCACGGGTCCTTCTTCCCGTCTCGCAGGGCCAACCGCATCGCCGGGTACGTGACAGGCCTTCTCACGCTGACCCCCTTCGAGAAGTGGCAGCGTTCACATGCCGAGCACCACGCGACGGTGGGCGACCTGGATCGTCGTGGCGCGGGAGACGTATGGACCCTGACAGTGGGCGAGTACCTGGCGGCTCCGAGGTGGAAGCGGCTCTTCTACCGGGCCTTTCGCAACCCGTTCATCATGCTGGGTATCGGCCCTGGGCTCCTGTTCGTGATTCGAAACAGGTGGCCTTCGCGCCATGAGACCAGCCGCGAGCGGTTCAGCGTGCACGTCACAAACCTGGGAATCGCGGCCAGTCTGATCGTCGCCCACCTCACCGTTGGGCTGCCGATCTTCCTGATGACGCAGTTGCCCACATTGCTCCTTGCCGCAACAGCCGGAGTGTGGCTGTTCTACGTCCAGCACCAGTTCGAGGATGTGTACTGGGCGCGGCGGCCAGCGTGGGAACCGATGAAGGCGGCACTGGAGGGCAGCTCCTACTATAAGCTTCCGAGGGTGCTGCAGTGGTTCACCGGCAACATCGGGCTGCACCACATCCATCATGTTCAGCCTCGGATCCCGTTCTACAACCTGCAGCGGTGCCAGACCGCGATTCCGGCGTTCCAGGCCGTCCCTCCGCTGACGATTCGGCGCAGTCTGCGCTCGCTACGCCTCCGCCTGGTGGACGAGACCGGCCGACACATGGTGAGCTGGGCGGAGATGAGGGCGCGCCGCAGTAGGTCGGATGCCGGGTAG
- the hflK gene encoding FtsH protease activity modulator HflK, with protein MSIVDWTRRAQEVVDVGRVPPISFQGRGRLIGRIALALLVLLALSSTYYQVNADELGVVQRFGRYVRTTDPGPHVKIPLVETVIRVPVQRQLKTEFGFRTTAAAVQSQFEQTDVTKAESLMLTGDLNVAVVEWIVQYKVKDPYKYLFKVRNLDNATHRGDPSTFRDMNEAVMREVVGDHSVNEVLTVGREEIQIDAKLLLQRLCDRYETGLEVLQIVLQDVNPPDRVKPAFNEVNQAIQEKERLINEAWADYNQTVPNARGEAERVVRAAEGYALERVNNARGDVARFVNIYDEYRKAPDVTRKRLYLETLNEVLPKTGRKLIIDSSMKGILPLLNLDSVKQEVKQ; from the coding sequence ATGAGTATCGTTGATTGGACGAGGCGGGCACAGGAGGTCGTCGATGTCGGCCGCGTGCCCCCGATCTCGTTTCAGGGCCGAGGTCGCCTGATCGGCAGGATCGCGCTCGCCCTGCTCGTACTTCTCGCGCTGTCATCGACCTACTACCAGGTGAACGCCGACGAACTCGGCGTCGTGCAGCGGTTCGGTCGGTACGTGCGGACCACCGACCCCGGGCCCCACGTGAAGATCCCGCTCGTGGAGACCGTGATCCGCGTGCCCGTGCAACGGCAGTTGAAGACCGAGTTCGGGTTTCGCACGACGGCGGCCGCGGTGCAGTCCCAATTCGAGCAGACCGACGTCACCAAAGCCGAGTCGCTGATGCTGACTGGCGACCTCAACGTCGCGGTGGTCGAGTGGATCGTGCAGTACAAGGTGAAGGATCCCTACAAATACCTGTTCAAGGTCCGGAACCTCGACAACGCGACCCATCGCGGTGACCCCTCGACGTTTCGCGACATGAACGAGGCGGTGATGCGCGAGGTCGTTGGCGACCATAGCGTCAACGAGGTCCTCACTGTCGGCCGGGAGGAGATCCAGATCGATGCGAAGTTGCTGCTCCAGCGTCTGTGTGACCGGTACGAGACCGGCCTCGAGGTGCTCCAGATCGTCCTCCAGGACGTGAACCCGCCGGACCGGGTCAAGCCGGCGTTCAACGAGGTCAACCAGGCCATCCAGGAGAAGGAACGGCTCATCAACGAGGCATGGGCGGACTACAACCAGACCGTTCCCAACGCACGCGGGGAGGCCGAGCGGGTTGTGCGGGCGGCGGAAGGCTACGCGCTCGAGCGGGTCAATAATGCGCGGGGCGATGTCGCCAGGTTCGTCAATATCTACGACGAGTATCGCAAAGCTCCGGACGTGACCCGCAAGCGCCTGTATCTGGAGACGCTGAACGAGGTGCTGCCGAAGACTGGCCGGAAGCTGATCATCGATTCGTCGATGAAGGGGATCCTGCCGCTCCTGAATCTCGATTCGGTGAAGCAGGAGGTGAAGCAGTGA
- a CDS encoding ABC transporter ATP-binding protein: MIAFRSFTKSFGAHRAVIDLSLDVRRGEAVALLGPNGSGKTTSLKAAAGLIRPSRGQVLLGEPGRPASEPHARRDISYLPQKVSFPEALTGYEVVEFYRELRGAGPGRTGDVLRFAALNGASGRAVGTYSGGMVQRLGLAVAMLAEAPVMLLDEPTAALDPEGLSAFYTLMERRKQDHGTVLFTSHQLGDVERLADRFAVLVEGQLVATLTRAELHERLGDRGVMRVRLAPGGPEPAVFLAALGPDAAWSSDEIVVHGPASGRPEILDRIRAAGGEIRAITTEEGRLDLLYRELVGEHR; the protein is encoded by the coding sequence ATGATTGCGTTCCGGAGCTTCACGAAGTCCTTCGGGGCGCATCGCGCCGTGATCGACCTGTCGCTCGATGTCCGCCGCGGCGAGGCCGTTGCGCTGCTCGGGCCGAACGGATCTGGGAAGACCACGTCGCTCAAGGCTGCCGCCGGGCTGATCCGCCCGAGCCGCGGCCAGGTGCTCCTGGGCGAGCCGGGCCGTCCGGCGTCAGAGCCCCACGCACGACGTGACATCTCATACCTGCCGCAGAAGGTCTCGTTCCCCGAAGCGTTGACCGGCTATGAGGTCGTCGAGTTCTATCGCGAGCTGCGCGGTGCCGGCCCCGGTCGCACCGGCGATGTGCTGCGGTTCGCGGCGCTCAACGGCGCGAGCGGGCGGGCGGTCGGCACGTATTCGGGCGGCATGGTCCAACGCCTCGGCCTGGCCGTCGCCATGCTGGCCGAGGCGCCCGTGATGTTGCTTGACGAGCCGACAGCTGCGCTCGACCCGGAGGGCCTGTCCGCGTTCTACACGCTGATGGAACGCCGGAAGCAGGACCACGGGACCGTGCTGTTCACGTCGCACCAACTGGGCGACGTCGAGCGCCTGGCCGATCGGTTCGCCGTGCTGGTGGAAGGGCAGTTGGTTGCCACGCTGACCCGCGCGGAGTTGCACGAGCGCCTTGGCGACCGGGGTGTGATGCGCGTACGCCTCGCCCCCGGTGGACCAGAGCCGGCCGTGTTCCTGGCCGCCCTGGGGCCTGATGCGGCCTGGTCGTCCGACGAGATCGTGGTCCACGGGCCGGCGTCTGGTCGTCCCGAGATCCTCGACCGGATTCGGGCTGCCGGCGGTGAGATCCGCGCGATTACGACCGAGGAGGGACGGCTCGACCTCCTGTATCGGGAACTCGTGGGAGAGCACCGGTGA
- a CDS encoding RNA-binding protein: MGRRLYVGNLPYDVGETDLQQLFGAAGTVETVNVVRDMATGRARGFAFVEMASDDEAQKAITQFNDHSMGGRNLTVNEARPKPERSGGFGGGGGSRRRSEPRW; this comes from the coding sequence ATGGGACGAAGACTTTACGTGGGCAACCTTCCGTACGACGTCGGCGAAACCGATCTCCAGCAGTTGTTCGGCGCAGCCGGGACGGTTGAAACCGTCAATGTCGTGCGCGACATGGCCACTGGCCGCGCGCGCGGGTTTGCGTTTGTCGAGATGGCGAGCGACGACGAGGCACAGAAGGCGATCACGCAGTTCAATGACCACTCGATGGGTGGGCGCAACCTCACGGTGAACGAAGCGCGTCCGAAGCCGGAGCGATCCGGCGGATTCGGTGGCGGCGGCGGCAGCAGGCGCCGGTCGGAACCGCGCTGGTAG
- the hflC gene encoding protease modulator HflC, whose protein sequence is MKRPIFAIVIGLGLILLWSSVYTIAETEQAIITQFGEPVGQPHTDAGLHMKVPFIQTVHIFDRRWLEWSGDPNQIPTRDKKYIWVDTYTRWRVKNPLLFYQRVTDERSAQSRLDDIVDGETRNVIANNDLIEVVRSTDRAFPETEENADVDMGAAAVAGKIAMGRDKITRAILEKSRHIVAEFGIELVDVQIRRVNYVAEVQQKVYDRMISERRRIAERSRSEGNGKAAEIRGQKERELKGIQSEAYRKAQEVMGKADGEATRIYAEAYGRDPALYQFLKTMETYRKTFASDTTLILSTDGEFLRFLKESK, encoded by the coding sequence GTGAAGCGCCCGATCTTCGCCATCGTCATCGGCTTGGGACTGATCCTCCTGTGGTCGTCGGTCTACACAATCGCGGAAACCGAGCAGGCGATCATCACCCAGTTCGGCGAGCCGGTCGGTCAGCCGCACACCGATGCCGGCCTCCATATGAAGGTGCCGTTCATCCAGACCGTCCATATCTTCGACAGACGGTGGCTCGAATGGAGCGGCGATCCGAACCAGATCCCGACGCGAGACAAGAAGTACATCTGGGTGGACACCTACACGCGTTGGCGCGTCAAGAATCCACTGCTCTTCTACCAACGCGTGACGGATGAGCGCAGCGCCCAGTCGCGCCTCGACGACATCGTGGACGGTGAGACGCGCAACGTCATCGCCAACAATGACCTGATCGAGGTCGTTCGCAGCACCGACCGGGCGTTTCCGGAAACCGAGGAGAACGCCGACGTGGACATGGGCGCTGCCGCGGTGGCGGGGAAGATCGCGATGGGCCGCGACAAGATCACCCGCGCGATTCTCGAGAAGTCACGACATATCGTCGCGGAGTTCGGCATCGAGCTGGTCGACGTCCAGATCAGACGCGTCAACTACGTCGCCGAGGTGCAGCAGAAGGTTTACGACCGGATGATCTCCGAGCGCCGGCGCATCGCCGAGCGGTCGCGGTCGGAAGGCAACGGCAAGGCGGCCGAGATCCGCGGCCAGAAGGAACGCGAGCTGAAGGGGATCCAGTCGGAGGCGTACCGCAAGGCCCAGGAGGTGATGGGAAAAGCCGACGGGGAAGCGACGCGCATCTACGCGGAGGCCTACGGTCGCGACCCGGCACTCTACCAGTTCCTGAAGACGATGGAGACCTATCGAAAGACGTTTGCATCGGACACGACGCTGATCCTGTCCACCGACGGCGAGTTCTTGAGGTTCCTGAAGGAGAGCAAGTAA